A genomic stretch from Eptesicus fuscus isolate TK198812 chromosome 15, DD_ASM_mEF_20220401, whole genome shotgun sequence includes:
- the LOC129151688 gene encoding alpha-1-acid glycoprotein 2-like — translation MALPWALAVLSLLPLLDAQSPACPNFSVPITNASLDQISGKWFYIASAYRFPEYKKEASKIHASFFYFTPNHTEDTILLRQYMTRRGQCIYNSTNLRVHRENATLSKYENGTEHYRHLLLPKDPKTFMLASFPEDKQNMGLSFFADKPEVTPEQMEQFYDYLTCMGMDKSEVMYSDEKKNLCLPLEKQHDEERRKEKERSETDTALD, via the exons ATGGCGCTGCCCTGGGCCCTTGCGGTCTTGAGCCTTCTTCCTCTGCTGGACGCCCAGAGCCCGGCGTGTCCCAATTTCTCGGTGCCGATCACCAATGCCTCCCTGGACCAG ATCTCTGGCAAGTGGTTTTATATCGCCTCGGCTTACCGCTTCCCGGAGTACAAGAAGGAAGCTAGCAAAATCCATGCATCCTTCTTTTACTTCACCCCCAACCACACGGAGGACACGATACTGCTCAGACAGTACATGACCAG GCGGGGGCAGTGCATCTATAACTCCACCAACCTGAGGGTCCATCGAGAAAATGCAACCCTGAGCAAATATG AGAATGGCACAGAACATTAtcgccacctgctgctccccaaGGACCCCAAGACCTTCATGCTCGCTTCTTTCCCAGAAGACAAGCAGAACATGGGGCTGTCCTTCTTTG CTGACAAGCCAGAGGTGACCCCGGAGCAAATGGAACAGTTCTATGACTACCTCACGTGCATGGGCATGGACAAGTCGGAAGTCATGTACAGCGATGAGAAAAAG AACCTGTGCCTGCCGCTGGAGAAGCAGCACGacgaggagaggaggaaggaaaaggagaggtcCGAGACAGACACAGCGTTGGATTAG